A genomic region of Coriobacteriaceae bacterium contains the following coding sequences:
- the secA gene encoding preprotein translocase subunit SecA produces the protein MANIFSKLLSAGEGKEIKAFRNRVGEINYLEDEISQLSDEELREKTIEFRERYADGESLEDLLPEAFAVVREASVRTLGLRHFDVQLIGGMVLNEGQIAEMKTGEGKTLVSTLAGYLNAIPGEGVHIVTVNDYLAKRDSEWMGQVYEFLGMEVGLIQNGTKTEARKAAYDADVTYGTNAEFGFDYLRDNMVVNPDSRVQRGHAFAIVDEVDSILIDEARTPLIISGAGSQSTDTYRKFANAVKHLVKNVDFEMDEAKRTISTTDEGLQHVESLLGIEDIYSDISGQLSNHLHQALKAQFLFHRDKDYIVQNGEVKIVDEFTGRIMEGRRYSEGLHQAIEAKEGVLVRAENQTMATITLQNYFRLYDKLSGMTGTAKTEDAEFRDIYKLPVEVIPSNRPVIREELPDLVYRTVDAKFNAVADDVAERHAHQQPCLVGTISIESSERLSSLLSKRGIKHSVLNAKFHEQEANIVAQAGRAGAVTIATNMAGRGTDILLGGNPEYLARDILAQRGVEEDEITDEQWEATLAEAKEICAEEARIVRDAGGLAVIGTERHESRRIDNQLRGRSGRQGDPGSSQFYLSLEDDLMRLFGGDRMDRISGLMQRTEIDDDMPIQAKMVTKGIESAQRQVEAMHFSSRKHVLEYDDVMDKQRKTIYAERNDILDGKSYAERVPELIVGAVEDAVYEYCPSHDVYEDWDMEGLNNWFKELTGIEFDLDELDHQEDTTRMIDVVSEKVLGIYEDKKGQIPEDVFDQVQNQVMLRVIDTRWMSHLSEMDYLRAGIGLRAVGQRDPLVEYKEEAYSAFSALVAAIYEDFIRTILRLQINVNLEQPEQAEDQETLNSVSYSAPDENIPDATRRVAGSAGVASQTTASASMGNAQPAPRTVVKDKDDPYANVGRNDPCPCGSGKKYKKCHGANQ, from the coding sequence ATGGCAAACATATTCTCTAAGCTGCTCTCGGCTGGCGAGGGCAAGGAAATCAAGGCATTTCGCAATAGAGTCGGCGAAATCAACTATCTCGAAGACGAAATCTCCCAGCTCAGCGATGAGGAGCTGCGCGAGAAGACCATCGAGTTTCGCGAGCGCTACGCAGATGGCGAGTCGCTTGAGGACTTGCTGCCCGAGGCATTCGCCGTCGTGCGCGAGGCATCGGTGCGCACGCTGGGCCTGCGCCACTTCGACGTGCAGCTCATCGGTGGCATGGTCCTCAACGAGGGTCAGATCGCCGAGATGAAGACCGGCGAAGGCAAGACGCTCGTCTCGACGCTTGCCGGCTACCTCAACGCCATCCCAGGTGAGGGCGTGCACATCGTCACCGTCAATGATTACCTGGCCAAGCGCGATAGCGAGTGGATGGGGCAGGTCTACGAGTTCCTGGGCATGGAAGTCGGCCTCATCCAGAACGGCACCAAGACCGAGGCTCGCAAGGCTGCCTACGATGCAGACGTCACGTATGGCACCAATGCCGAGTTCGGTTTCGACTATCTGCGCGACAACATGGTCGTCAATCCCGACTCGCGTGTGCAGCGCGGCCACGCCTTCGCCATCGTCGACGAGGTCGATTCCATCCTTATCGACGAGGCGCGCACGCCGCTCATCATTTCGGGAGCCGGCTCGCAGTCAACGGACACCTATCGAAAGTTCGCAAACGCGGTCAAGCACCTCGTCAAGAACGTCGACTTCGAGATGGACGAGGCCAAGCGTACCATTTCCACGACGGACGAGGGTCTCCAACATGTCGAGTCGTTGCTTGGCATCGAGGATATCTACTCGGATATCTCCGGTCAGCTTTCCAACCATTTGCACCAGGCACTCAAGGCGCAGTTCCTTTTCCATCGCGACAAGGACTACATCGTCCAAAACGGCGAGGTCAAGATCGTCGACGAGTTCACGGGCCGCATCATGGAGGGCCGTCGCTATTCCGAAGGTCTGCACCAGGCAATCGAGGCCAAAGAGGGCGTGCTCGTGCGTGCCGAGAACCAGACCATGGCCACCATCACGTTGCAGAACTACTTCCGTCTGTACGACAAGCTCTCGGGCATGACCGGTACGGCCAAGACCGAGGACGCCGAGTTCCGTGACATCTACAAGCTTCCTGTCGAGGTGATTCCCTCCAACAGGCCGGTCATCCGCGAAGAGCTGCCCGATCTTGTCTATCGTACGGTCGATGCCAAGTTCAACGCCGTTGCAGACGACGTCGCGGAGCGCCACGCGCATCAGCAGCCCTGTCTGGTCGGCACCATCTCCATCGAGAGCTCCGAGCGTCTCTCGTCGCTGCTCTCCAAGCGCGGCATCAAGCACTCGGTCCTCAATGCGAAGTTCCACGAGCAAGAGGCCAACATCGTCGCACAGGCCGGACGTGCCGGCGCCGTCACCATCGCCACCAACATGGCCGGTCGTGGTACGGACATCTTGCTCGGCGGCAATCCCGAGTATCTCGCGCGTGACATCCTCGCCCAGCGTGGCGTCGAGGAGGACGAAATCACGGACGAGCAATGGGAGGCAACGCTCGCCGAGGCCAAGGAGATTTGCGCCGAAGAGGCCCGTATCGTGCGCGATGCAGGCGGACTTGCCGTCATCGGCACCGAGCGCCACGAGTCGCGCCGCATCGACAACCAGCTGCGTGGTCGTTCCGGCCGTCAGGGAGACCCGGGTTCCTCGCAGTTCTACCTCTCGCTCGAGGATGACCTCATGCGCCTGTTTGGCGGTGATCGCATGGATCGCATCAGCGGGCTCATGCAGCGCACCGAAATTGACGATGACATGCCCATTCAGGCCAAGATGGTCACCAAGGGTATCGAAAGCGCCCAGCGTCAGGTCGAGGCCATGCATTTCTCCTCTCGTAAGCACGTCCTCGAATATGACGATGTCATGGATAAGCAGCGCAAGACCATCTACGCCGAGCGCAATGACATTCTCGACGGCAAGAGCTATGCCGAGCGCGTGCCCGAGCTCATCGTGGGCGCGGTCGAAGATGCCGTGTACGAGTACTGCCCCAGCCACGATGTCTACGAGGACTGGGACATGGAGGGCCTCAACAACTGGTTCAAGGAGCTCACGGGTATCGAATTCGATCTTGACGAGCTTGACCATCAGGAAGACACCACGCGCATGATCGACGTCGTCTCCGAGAAGGTGCTCGGCATCTACGAGGACAAGAAGGGCCAGATTCCGGAAGATGTCTTCGATCAGGTGCAAAACCAGGTTATGCTGCGCGTCATCGATACGCGTTGGATGTCGCATCTCTCCGAGATGGATTACCTGCGTGCCGGCATCGGCTTGCGCGCCGTTGGCCAGCGCGACCCCCTCGTCGAATACAAGGAGGAGGCATACTCCGCGTTTAGTGCGCTTGTTGCGGCCATCTACGAGGATTTCATCCGCACGATCCTGCGCCTGCAGATCAACGTCAACCTCGAGCAGCCCGAGCAAGCCGAAGACCAGGAGACGCTCAACAGCGTCTCGTACTCGGCACCCGATGAGAACATCCCCGATGCGACGCGCAGGGTTGCTGGCTCCGCGGGAGTTGCATCGCAGACCACGGCATCGGCGAGCATGGGCAATGCACAGCCTGCGCCGCGCACGGTCGTGAAGGACAAGGACGATCCGTACGCAAACGTCGGTCGCAATGATCCGTGTCCCTGCGGCAGCGGCAAGAAGTACAAGAAGTGCCACGGCGCCAATCAATAG
- the prfB gene encoding peptide chain release factor 2, with amino-acid sequence MADNHAQELAALRERIEKMGSYLHIDDKREQLAGLEGQSAQAGFWDDQEHAQSIMSKAAALRDEIAEYDNAVSLLEDAETANELAMEGDDELEGEVIESIRTLTSNADALELSSWFDDELDSGDCIVTINPGQGGLEAQDWTEMLFRMYTRYAERKNWKVTVNDAPAGEAIGLDRATFTVSGHNAYGMLKSEQGVHRLVRISPTDAKKRRQTTFGGVEVLPVLPDDIEVEIDEGDLRIDVYHSSGHGGQGVNTTDSAVRITHLPTGIVVTCQNERSQLQNKATAMGILRSKLYELEQEKRANALDELRGPKHEISFGNQIRNYVLYPYQMVKDLRSGVETGNVDAVFDGDIDEFVVGYHQWRVSEAS; translated from the coding sequence ATGGCAGACAATCACGCACAGGAGCTCGCGGCACTGCGCGAGCGTATCGAGAAGATGGGCTCGTACCTGCACATCGACGACAAGCGCGAGCAACTCGCCGGCCTTGAAGGTCAATCGGCACAGGCGGGTTTCTGGGATGACCAGGAGCACGCCCAGTCAATCATGAGCAAGGCCGCGGCGCTGCGTGACGAGATTGCGGAATACGACAACGCCGTCTCGCTTCTCGAGGATGCCGAGACGGCAAACGAGCTTGCGATGGAGGGTGACGACGAGCTTGAGGGCGAGGTCATCGAGTCCATCAGAACGCTTACGTCCAATGCCGACGCGCTCGAGTTGTCTTCGTGGTTCGACGACGAGCTCGACTCCGGTGACTGTATCGTGACGATCAATCCGGGCCAAGGCGGACTCGAAGCCCAGGACTGGACCGAGATGCTCTTTCGCATGTACACGCGCTACGCCGAGCGCAAAAACTGGAAAGTCACCGTCAACGATGCCCCTGCCGGCGAGGCTATCGGCCTCGACCGTGCGACCTTCACCGTGAGCGGGCATAACGCCTACGGCATGCTCAAGAGCGAGCAGGGTGTGCACCGTCTCGTACGCATTAGCCCGACGGATGCCAAGAAGCGTCGTCAGACCACCTTCGGTGGTGTCGAGGTTTTGCCTGTTTTGCCCGATGACATTGAGGTCGAAATCGACGAAGGGGACTTGCGCATCGACGTCTACCACTCCTCGGGCCACGGTGGCCAGGGCGTCAACACGACCGACTCCGCCGTGCGCATCACGCATCTGCCCACGGGCATCGTCGTCACCTGTCAAAACGAGCGCTCCCAGCTCCAGAACAAGGCCACGGCCATGGGCATTTTGCGCTCCAAGCTCTACGAGCTCGAGCAGGAGAAGCGCGCCAACGCGCTCGACGAGCTGCGCGGCCCCAAGCACGAGATTTCCTTCGGCAATCAGATCCGCAATTACGTGCTCTACCCATACCAAATGGTCAAG